A region from the Pseudomonas sp. KU26590 genome encodes:
- a CDS encoding GntR family transcriptional regulator encodes MNDQLQPLKKHPRTAKSGRSGTQDDIVYAHIFEAILEQRLAPGTKLSEEALGEIFGVSRTIIRRALSRLAHEGVVLLRPNRGAVVASPSVEEARQVFFARRLVEKAITELAVEHATAEQLSELRQMVSDERDSFSKGDRGAGIRLSGEFHLKLAEAAKNAPLISFQRSLVSQTSLIIAQYESGNRSHCSYDEHTQLIDAIEARDATLAVSLMMHHMDHIDSKLNLDEDSASDDLHAVFSHLMLPKKKAGRSTAV; translated from the coding sequence ATGAACGATCAGTTGCAACCTCTCAAGAAACACCCACGCACGGCCAAATCTGGCCGCAGCGGGACCCAGGACGACATCGTCTACGCGCACATTTTCGAGGCGATTCTCGAACAGCGTCTGGCGCCCGGCACCAAGCTGAGCGAAGAAGCCCTCGGTGAAATCTTCGGCGTCAGCCGCACCATCATTCGCCGCGCATTGTCGCGTCTCGCCCACGAAGGCGTGGTGTTGCTGCGCCCGAACCGTGGCGCGGTGGTGGCCAGCCCGAGCGTCGAAGAGGCACGACAGGTGTTCTTCGCCCGGCGTCTGGTGGAGAAGGCGATCACTGAACTGGCGGTCGAGCACGCCACGGCGGAACAGCTGAGCGAGCTGCGTCAGATGGTCAGCGACGAGCGCGACAGTTTTTCGAAAGGGGATCGCGGGGCGGGGATTCGTCTGTCGGGGGAATTTCATCTGAAGCTGGCGGAAGCGGCGAAAAACGCTCCACTGATCAGCTTCCAGCGCAGCCTGGTGTCGCAGACCTCGTTGATCATCGCCCAGTACGAAAGCGGCAACCGCTCGCACTGCTCGTACGATGAACACACCCAACTGATCGATGCCATCGAAGCCCGGGATGCAACGTTGGCGGTAAGCCTGATGATGCATCACATGGATCACATCGACAGCAAGCTCAACCTCGACGAAGACAGCGCCTCCGACGACCTCCACGCCGTGTTCTCGCACCTGATGCTGCCGAAGAAAAAGGCAGGGCGCAGCACGGCGGTGTGA
- the guaD gene encoding guanine deaminase, with the protein MTLDISNAKKAYRAAIIHSIADPADVAVEASYEYFEDGLMLVENGKIVALGNAEDLLKTLADDVEIVSYQDALITAGFIDTHIHLPQTGMVGSYGEQLLDWLNTYVFPCEKQFADPEHSAQVADIFLKELLRNGTTTALVFGSRHKESVDALFSAAEKLNLRLIAGKVMMDRNAPDYLVDTAESSYVDSKALIERWHGKGRLHYAVTPRFAPTSTPEQLTLAGQLLTEYPDLYMQTHISENLKEVDWVKALFPERKNYLDVYDHFNLLGERSVFAHGVHLCDQECQRLAETGSAIAFCPTSNLFLGSGLFNLPMAEKHKVNVGLGTDVGAGTSFSLLHTLNEAYKVMQLQGAKLSPFKSLYLATLGGARALRLEDKIGDLQPGSEADFVVLDFNATPLLAYRMSQATSIEEQLFVLMTLGDDRTVSETYSAGALVHKR; encoded by the coding sequence ATGACTCTTGATATCAGCAACGCTAAAAAGGCCTACCGCGCCGCCATCATTCACAGCATCGCCGACCCTGCCGACGTGGCGGTGGAAGCGTCGTACGAGTATTTCGAAGACGGCCTGATGCTGGTCGAAAACGGCAAGATCGTCGCCCTCGGCAATGCCGAAGACCTGCTGAAGACCCTCGCCGACGACGTCGAAATCGTCAGCTATCAGGACGCGCTCATTACCGCCGGTTTCATCGACACTCACATTCATTTGCCGCAGACCGGCATGGTCGGCTCCTACGGCGAGCAGTTGCTCGACTGGCTGAACACCTACGTGTTTCCCTGCGAGAAGCAGTTCGCCGACCCCGAGCATTCGGCGCAGGTGGCTGACATCTTTCTCAAGGAATTGCTGCGCAACGGCACCACCACCGCGCTGGTGTTCGGCAGTCGGCACAAGGAGTCGGTGGACGCGCTGTTCAGTGCCGCCGAGAAGCTCAATCTGCGCCTGATCGCCGGCAAGGTGATGATGGACCGCAACGCGCCGGATTATCTGGTGGACACCGCCGAATCCAGCTACGTCGACAGCAAGGCGCTGATCGAACGCTGGCATGGCAAGGGCCGTCTGCATTACGCCGTGACCCCGCGTTTTGCGCCGACCAGCACCCCTGAACAATTGACCCTTGCCGGCCAGTTGTTGACCGAATACCCCGACCTGTACATGCAGACCCACATCAGTGAAAACCTGAAGGAAGTCGACTGGGTCAAGGCACTGTTCCCGGAGCGCAAGAACTACCTGGACGTGTACGACCATTTCAACCTGCTCGGCGAGCGCTCGGTGTTTGCCCACGGCGTGCACCTGTGCGACCAAGAGTGTCAGCGCCTGGCGGAAACCGGGTCAGCCATCGCCTTCTGCCCGACCTCCAACCTGTTCCTCGGCAGCGGCTTGTTCAATTTGCCAATGGCGGAAAAGCATAAGGTCAATGTCGGCCTGGGCACCGATGTCGGCGCCGGGACGAGTTTCTCGCTGCTGCACACGTTAAACGAGGCGTACAAAGTCATGCAGCTGCAAGGCGCCAAACTGAGCCCGTTCAAATCGCTGTACCTGGCGACACTGGGCGGCGCACGGGCCCTGCGGCTGGAGGACAAGATCGGCGACCTGCAACCGGGCAGCGAAGCGGACTTCGTGGTGCTGGACTTCAACGCCACCCCGCTGCTGGCCTACCGCATGAGTCAGGCGACGAGCATTGAAGAGCAGTTGTTTGTGTTGATGACCCTGGGGGATGACCGGACCGTGAGCGAAACGTATTCGGCGGGGGCGTTGGTGCATAAGCGCTAA
- the xdhC gene encoding xanthine dehydrogenase accessory protein XdhC, giving the protein MNNWISALADLQHQGEACVLVTIIEERGSTPRNAGSKMVVSAGRIFDTIGGGHLEYKAMEIAREMLASGSQQTRLERFSLGASLGQCCGGVNVLLFEPMGQPQAHIAVFGAGHVGRALVPLLASLPCRVRWIDSREAEFPAHMPEGVTQILSEDVIEEVDHLPAGSYCIVMTHNHQLDLELAAAILKRGDFSYFGLIGSKTKRVKFEHRLRDRGFDAAVLQRMRCPMGLTEVKGKLPMEIAVSIAGEVIATYNAHFGEQSTTAEPVAKLLPVSRRSQAQ; this is encoded by the coding sequence ATGAATAACTGGATCAGTGCCCTCGCCGACTTGCAGCACCAGGGCGAGGCCTGCGTGCTGGTGACCATCATCGAGGAGCGTGGCTCGACGCCGCGCAATGCGGGCTCGAAAATGGTCGTCAGCGCCGGGCGCATCTTCGACACCATCGGCGGCGGTCATCTGGAATACAAGGCCATGGAAATCGCCCGGGAGATGCTCGCCAGCGGTAGCCAGCAAACCCGTCTGGAGCGCTTCAGCCTTGGCGCCAGCCTGGGCCAGTGCTGCGGCGGCGTGAACGTATTGCTGTTCGAGCCCATGGGCCAGCCCCAGGCGCACATTGCGGTGTTCGGCGCCGGCCACGTCGGGCGGGCGCTGGTGCCGCTGCTCGCCAGCCTGCCCTGCCGCGTGCGCTGGATCGATTCCCGCGAGGCTGAATTTCCCGCGCACATGCCGGAAGGCGTGACGCAGATCCTCAGCGAGGACGTCATCGAAGAAGTCGATCACCTTCCCGCTGGCAGCTATTGCATCGTCATGACCCACAATCATCAGCTGGACCTGGAACTCGCCGCCGCCATTCTCAAGCGGGGGGATTTCAGCTATTTCGGCCTGATCGGCTCGAAAACCAAGCGCGTGAAATTCGAGCATCGTTTGCGGGATCGCGGCTTCGACGCTGCGGTGCTGCAGCGCATGCGTTGTCCGATGGGACTGACCGAGGTCAAAGGCAAGCTGCCCATGGAAATCGCCGTGTCGATCGCCGGCGAAGTGATCGCCACCTACAACGCTCATTTCGGCGAGCAAAGCACCACTGCCGAACCTGTCGCCAAGCTGCTGCCGGTGTCCCGCCGCAGCCAGGCCCAATGA
- the xdhB gene encoding xanthine dehydrogenase molybdopterin binding subunit — protein sequence MSNHHSARSQEEMVALFQQDLTTGVGRSVKHDSADKHVSGEAIYIDDRLEFPNQLHVYARLSDRAHARIVRVDVSPCYAFDGVRIAITHEDIPGLKDIGPLLPGDPLLAIDKVEFVGQPVIAVAARDLETARKAAMAAIIEYEDLEPVLDVVQAYRDKHFVLDSHTHQRGDSATALASATHRIQGTLHIGGQEHFYLETQISSVMPTEDGGMIVYCSTQNPTEVQKLVAEVLDVSMNKIVVDMRRMGGGFGGKETQAASPACLCAVIARLTGQPTKMRLPRMEDMMMTGKRHPFYVEYDVGFDNDGRLHGIQLELAGNCGYSPDLSASIVDRAMFHADNSYYLGDATINGHRCKTNTASNTAYRGFGGPQGMVAIEEVMDAIARHLGKDPLAVRKANYYGKTERNVTHYYQTVEHNMLEEMTAELEASSDYAERRKAITAYNAHSPILKKGLALTPVKFGISFTASFLNQAGALIHIYTDGSIHLNHGGTEMGQGLNVKVAQVVAEVFQVDIDRVQITATNTDKVPNTSPTAASSGADLNGKAAQNAAEILKQRLVEFAAKHYQCDESRVEFRNGHVRVGEQVISFDTLAQQAWMGQVSLSSTGYYKTPKIFYDRSQARGRPFYYFAFGAACTEVLVDTLTGEYKMLRTDILHDVGASLNPAIDIGQVEGGYIQGMGWLTTEELVWNDKGKLMTNGPASYKIPAVADMPADLRVKLVENRKNPEDTVFHSKAVGEPPFMLGIAAWCAIKDAVASLGDYKHQPKIDAPATPERVLWGCEQMRALRAAMPEAEGVAHELTVSSV from the coding sequence ATGTCTAACCATCATTCAGCCAGGTCCCAGGAAGAAATGGTCGCCCTGTTTCAACAGGACCTGACCACCGGCGTCGGTCGCAGCGTCAAGCACGACAGCGCCGACAAGCACGTGTCCGGCGAAGCGATCTACATCGACGACCGCCTCGAATTCCCCAATCAGTTGCACGTGTATGCGCGGCTGTCCGACCGTGCCCATGCGCGCATCGTCCGCGTCGACGTGTCGCCCTGCTACGCCTTCGACGGCGTGCGCATCGCCATCACCCATGAAGACATTCCGGGCCTCAAGGACATCGGCCCGCTGCTGCCCGGCGACCCGTTGCTGGCCATCGACAAGGTCGAGTTCGTCGGTCAACCGGTGATTGCCGTGGCGGCCCGGGATCTGGAAACCGCACGTAAGGCAGCGATGGCCGCGATCATCGAATACGAAGACTTGGAGCCCGTGCTCGACGTCGTCCAGGCCTACCGCGACAAGCATTTCGTGCTCGACAGCCACACCCACCAGCGCGGCGATTCGGCGACGGCGCTGGCGTCCGCGACACACCGCATTCAGGGCACGCTGCACATCGGCGGTCAGGAACACTTTTACCTGGAAACGCAGATTTCGTCGGTGATGCCCACCGAAGACGGCGGCATGATCGTCTATTGCTCGACGCAGAACCCGACCGAAGTGCAGAAGCTCGTCGCCGAAGTGCTGGATGTGTCGATGAACAAGATCGTCGTCGACATGCGCCGTATGGGTGGCGGCTTCGGCGGCAAGGAAACCCAGGCCGCGAGCCCCGCGTGCCTGTGCGCGGTGATTGCGCGCCTGACCGGCCAGCCGACCAAGATGCGCCTGCCGCGCATGGAAGACATGATGATGACCGGCAAGCGTCATCCGTTTTACGTCGAGTACGACGTGGGCTTCGACAACGACGGGCGCTTGCACGGCATTCAGCTGGAGCTGGCGGGCAACTGCGGTTATTCGCCGGACCTGTCGGCGTCCATCGTCGACCGCGCGATGTTTCATGCCGACAATTCCTACTACCTGGGCGACGCCACCATCAATGGCCATCGCTGCAAGACCAACACCGCGTCGAACACGGCGTATCGCGGCTTCGGTGGCCCCCAAGGGATGGTCGCCATCGAGGAAGTGATGGACGCCATCGCCCGGCATCTGGGCAAGGACCCGCTGGCGGTGCGCAAAGCCAACTACTACGGCAAGACCGAGCGCAACGTCACGCACTACTACCAGACCGTCGAGCACAACATGCTCGAAGAAATGACTGCCGAACTGGAAGCAAGCAGTGATTACGCAGAGCGGCGCAAAGCGATCACGGCCTACAACGCCCACAGCCCGATTCTGAAGAAAGGCCTGGCGCTGACCCCGGTGAAATTCGGTATTTCCTTCACCGCCAGCTTCCTCAATCAGGCCGGCGCGCTCATCCACATCTACACCGACGGCAGCATTCATCTCAATCACGGCGGCACCGAGATGGGCCAGGGCCTGAACGTCAAGGTGGCGCAGGTGGTGGCCGAGGTGTTTCAGGTCGACATCGACCGTGTGCAGATCACCGCGACCAACACCGACAAGGTGCCAAACACGTCGCCGACGGCAGCCTCCAGCGGAGCGGACCTGAACGGCAAGGCCGCGCAGAACGCTGCGGAAATCCTCAAGCAGCGGCTGGTGGAATTCGCGGCGAAGCATTACCAGTGCGATGAATCGCGGGTCGAGTTTCGCAACGGCCACGTGCGCGTCGGCGAGCAGGTCATCAGCTTCGACACCCTGGCGCAGCAGGCGTGGATGGGTCAGGTGTCGCTGTCGAGCACCGGCTATTACAAGACGCCGAAGATTTTCTACGACCGCAGCCAGGCGCGCGGCCGGCCCTTCTATTACTTTGCGTTTGGCGCGGCCTGTACCGAGGTGCTGGTCGACACCCTGACCGGTGAATACAAAATGCTGCGCACGGACATTCTTCATGACGTCGGCGCCTCCCTGAACCCGGCCATCGACATCGGCCAGGTCGAGGGCGGCTACATTCAAGGGATGGGCTGGCTGACGACCGAGGAACTGGTCTGGAACGACAAGGGCAAGCTGATGACCAACGGCCCGGCCAGCTACAAGATTCCGGCCGTGGCCGACATGCCGGCGGACCTGCGTGTGAAGCTGGTGGAGAACCGCAAGAACCCCGAAGACACGGTGTTTCATTCCAAAGCCGTGGGCGAGCCGCCGTTCATGCTGGGCATCGCCGCCTGGTGCGCGATCAAGGATGCGGTGGCGAGTCTGGGTGATTACAAGCATCAACCGAAGATCGACGCGCCGGCGACCCCGGAGCGGGTGTTGTGGGGGTGTGAGCAGATGCGGGCTTTGCGGGCTGCGATGCCGGAAGCGGAAGGTGTCGCCCATGAGTTGACGGTTTCCTCGGTTTGA
- the xdhA gene encoding xanthine dehydrogenase small subunit translates to MIQFLLNQALKTEQALDPNVTVLNYLREHLHKSGTKEGCASGDCGACTVVVGELTTDAAGREQLSYRSLNSCLTFVASLHGKQLISVEDLKHQGRLHSVQQAMVDCHGSQCGFCTPGFVMSLFALQKNIAESASPETRHAQAHEALAGNLCRCTGYRPILAAAEQCCSQPQADQFDALTAQTIARLKAIAPTQTGELNSGDKRCLVPLTVADVADLYDAYPQARLLAGGTDLALEVTQFHRPLPVMIYVGNVAAMKKIEHFEDRIEIGAATALTDCYEALSREYPDFGELLHRFASLQIRNQGTLGGNIGNASPIGDSPPLLIALGAKIVLRKGEQTRTLALEDYFIDYRVTVRQESEFIERIIVPRANARQTFRAYKVSKRLDDDISAVCAAFRVQVENGAIVDARAAFGGMAAIPKRAAHCEQALLGQPWTSATIERACAALAEDFTPLTDFRASKEYRLLSAQNLLRKYFIEVQTPHIQTRVTAYV, encoded by the coding sequence GTGATCCAGTTTCTCCTGAACCAAGCGCTGAAAACCGAACAGGCTCTGGACCCGAACGTCACGGTGCTCAATTACCTGCGCGAGCACCTGCACAAGTCCGGCACCAAAGAAGGCTGCGCCAGCGGCGATTGCGGCGCGTGCACCGTGGTCGTTGGCGAGCTGACCACCGATGCAGCGGGCCGGGAGCAACTCAGTTATCGCAGCCTCAATTCTTGCCTGACCTTCGTGGCCTCGCTGCACGGCAAGCAACTGATCAGCGTTGAAGACCTCAAGCATCAGGGCCGCTTGCACAGCGTTCAGCAGGCGATGGTCGACTGCCACGGTTCCCAGTGCGGGTTCTGTACGCCGGGCTTTGTGATGTCGCTGTTCGCGCTGCAAAAGAACATCGCCGAATCCGCCTCCCCCGAAACCAGGCACGCCCAGGCTCACGAAGCCCTGGCGGGCAATCTGTGCCGCTGCACCGGTTATCGACCGATCCTCGCAGCGGCCGAGCAATGCTGCAGCCAACCGCAGGCAGATCAGTTCGATGCCCTGACCGCCCAGACCATCGCCCGCCTCAAGGCCATCGCGCCGACCCAAACCGGCGAGCTGAACAGCGGCGACAAGCGCTGCCTGGTGCCGTTGACTGTGGCCGACGTGGCTGATCTCTACGATGCCTATCCCCAAGCCCGGCTGCTGGCCGGCGGCACCGACCTGGCCCTTGAAGTGACGCAATTCCATCGCCCGCTGCCGGTGATGATCTACGTCGGCAACGTCGCCGCGATGAAGAAGATCGAGCATTTCGAAGACCGCATCGAGATCGGCGCGGCCACGGCCCTCACCGATTGCTACGAAGCACTGAGCCGCGAGTACCCGGATTTCGGCGAATTACTGCACCGTTTTGCATCGCTGCAGATCCGCAATCAGGGCACCCTCGGCGGCAACATCGGCAACGCTTCGCCAATCGGCGACTCCCCGCCCCTGCTCATCGCACTGGGCGCGAAGATCGTGCTGCGCAAGGGCGAGCAGACCCGCACCCTGGCGCTGGAGGATTACTTCATCGATTACCGCGTGACGGTGCGTCAGGAAAGCGAGTTCATTGAGCGCATCATCGTGCCCCGAGCCAACGCCCGGCAGACGTTTCGCGCCTACAAGGTTTCAAAGCGGCTGGACGACGACATCTCGGCGGTGTGCGCAGCGTTTCGCGTGCAGGTCGAGAACGGTGCCATCGTCGACGCCCGCGCGGCCTTCGGCGGCATGGCGGCGATCCCCAAACGCGCGGCCCATTGCGAGCAGGCGCTGCTCGGCCAGCCGTGGACATCCGCCACTATTGAGCGCGCCTGCGCCGCACTGGCCGAGGACTTCACGCCGCTGACGGACTTTCGCGCGAGCAAGGAATACCGCCTGCTCAGCGCGCAGAACCTGCTGCGCAAATACTTCATTGAAGTGCAAACGCCCCACATCCAGACGCGGGTGACAGCTTATGTCTAA
- a CDS encoding GntR family transcriptional regulator, whose protein sequence is MTFKAPDSLAEQIAHHLAERIIRGELKPGERIQEQKVTAALNVSRGSVREALLILERRHLIVILPRRGAQVSVLTPHNITSLCALMSEMYILLGLAVARSWKEPVDLAPFQQIQQRLIASCERQDVKGFVEESFNVMRAAYPFANNPYLEETVENLQPSMSRFYFLALHQRQTEMSEYLTLFGQLLEAVVARDLARIRDVLTCYAERSCQSVLSALAAS, encoded by the coding sequence ATGACGTTCAAGGCACCTGACAGCCTCGCCGAGCAGATCGCTCACCACCTTGCCGAGCGCATCATCCGCGGCGAGCTCAAGCCAGGGGAGCGGATTCAGGAGCAGAAGGTCACGGCCGCACTGAACGTGAGCCGTGGCTCGGTGCGCGAGGCGCTGCTGATTCTCGAGCGTCGCCACCTGATCGTGATCCTGCCCCGTCGCGGCGCGCAGGTCTCGGTCCTGACCCCGCACAACATCACCAGCCTCTGCGCCCTGATGAGCGAGATGTACATCCTGCTCGGTCTCGCTGTTGCGCGAAGCTGGAAGGAGCCCGTTGACCTCGCGCCGTTCCAGCAGATTCAGCAGCGGCTCATCGCCAGTTGCGAGCGCCAGGACGTCAAGGGCTTCGTCGAAGAGAGCTTCAATGTCATGCGCGCGGCCTATCCGTTCGCCAATAACCCGTACCTGGAAGAGACCGTCGAGAACCTGCAGCCCTCCATGAGCCGCTTCTACTTCCTCGCGCTGCATCAACGCCAGACGGAAATGAGCGAATACCTGACCCTTTTCGGCCAATTGCTCGAAGCGGTGGTGGCGCGGGATCTGGCGCGCATCCGCGACGTGCTGACCTGCTACGCCGAGCGCAGCTGCCAATCGGTGCTGTCTGCCCTGGCGGCCAGCTGA